AATGGCCACGCGCTGCTGTTGCCCGCCGGAAAGCTGTAGCGGAAAACGATCGGCGTGCGGCGTCAGGCGCAGACGCTCCAGCAATTTATCGGCGCGTTGATGGGCATGTTCTTTCGACAGCCCCAGCACGCGGCAGGGCGCTTCAATCAGGTTCTGCTTAACCGTCAGATGCGGCCAGAGATTGTATTGCTGAAACACCATGCCGACGTTTTGACGCAGCTCGCGGATGGGGTCATCGCCGGGCTTTTTGCTGAAATCGAAATGGTGACCGGCAATGCTGAGCGTACCGGAACGCGGCATTTCCAGCAGATTGAGTACGCGCAGGAGCGAGCTTTTACCGGCGCCGCTGGGACCCAACAGCACCAGCGTCTCGCCCTGCGGGCAGGTTAGCTGGATATCGAACAGCGCCTGTTGGGCGCCATAGAAGCAATTTATACCGTTAAGTTGAATACTCATGCGCCAAAAATGAATAGCAATTGATGCCGCGAATCTTAACGCTCACAGAATAGTTATGCAATCATTGTGCGTTAAAATTTATTAATGAATAGAGGAATAGCTAAAGCGTAGCACAAGATCCTGGCCTGCTGCGCAGATGGGGTGAATAACAAGGAAGATTCTGGTCTGGTCGGATAACCATAGCCCCGCCTGATGGCGGCGCTATGCATAAAGATGGGTAATGATCGGCGAATTTATTTTTCCAGCAGCTGGCTTAACGCGCCGCCGCCGGGACGCTGCCAGTTAGCCACGTAACGCACGTCATCAACCGTCCAGCAGGTGCCTTCGCGCACCATTAGCACTTCATCCTGCCAGCTAACGCTTTTATCTTTTTCGACTTCGCGCGTCAGCTCAACGCGTAGCGGGATATTACGCGCGTCGGTATTAGGGATGCGCGACGCATCGGCTACTTTCGCCCGAGCGGGCCCCTGGGCCAGGCTGGAGAAGAGATCGCCCTGACGCCATTCGGCTGGCTTATCGCTTTGCGCATTGGCTTTTAGCAGGCTTTGATAGAGTTTTTCACTCAGATACGGGCGATAACGCGCCAGCAGCTGGCTGTCCGGTAGACCCTGAGTGGGCTGCGCGATGCGTAGATCATAGAATTTTTGCGCTACCGTATCTGGCCCGCCATCCACACAAGGGGCTACGCGCGTACCGATATCTTTATAGGCAGGCTCCACGGTAGTACAGGCGCTCAGCAGCAGAACAGCCGGCAGCAGGGCGGCAAACGCTTGGTTTTTCATCTCATTTTCCTTATGGTCAACGGGTAACGCTTTGTTTTAGCATAAAGTATAGCCGCGCTTTTTAGCTGCACGGGCTAAACTAGCGCTGAATCAGAAAAGGAGAAGAGAATGAAATTAACCACTACGCCTACCCTGGAAGGACAAACCATTACTGAATATTGCGGCGTCGTCACCGGCGAAGCGATTCTCGGTGCCAATATTTTCCGTGATTTCTTTGCCGGTATTCGTGACATCGTCGGCGGCCGTTCCGGCGCCTATGAAAAAGAGCTACGCAAGGCGCGCGAGATCGCTTTTGCCGAGCTGGAGTCACAGGCGAAAGCGCTGGGTGCAAATGCGGTGGTCGGTATTGATATCGACTATGAAACCGTCGGCAAAGAGAGCAGCATGCTGATGGTCAGCGTAAGCGGTACGGCAGTAAAAACCCGGTGAGAGTTGCTGTCGGGTTGAGCCTGCTGCTGCTCTGGCTGCTGGCCGGCTGTACCTCAGGGCTGGAGCAGCGTCAGGGCTACAGCGTTGATTCCCGAGTGGCGGCGCAGGGCGCCAGGCCGCGCGTGAAAACCGTGGTTATCCACTATACGGCAGAAGATTTCTCCACTTCGCTGGCAACGCTGACCGATAAAGAGGTCAGCGTGCATTATCTGATCCCCACGCAGCCGCCGCAGCATCGCGACACGCCGCTTATCTGGCAGCTGGTGCCGGAGCAAGAGTTGGCCTGGCACGCCGGGATCAGCTACTGGCGCGGCGCCACCCGGCTCAACGACACCTCCATCGGCATTGAACTGGTCAATCCCGGCTACCGCCGGACGGCGCAGGGGCGGCAGTTTTATCCTTTTTCCCCGGCCCAGATGGCCGCGCTGCTGCCGCTGCTGCGCGACTTAATCAACCGTTATCATATTCCGCCGCAAAATATCGTCGGCCACAGCGATATCGCCCCGCAGCGCAAGCAGGACCCGGGGCCGCTGTTTCCCTGGGCGCAGCTCGCCACGCACGGCATCGGCGCCTGGCCGGATGCGCTCAGGGTGGAAACGCTGTTGCAGGGGCGCGATCGCTTTCAGCCGGTGGCGCAGGAGGCGTTGCTCACGCTGCTGGCACGCTACGGCTATGAAGTTAGCGCGGCGACGACGCCCGAACAGCAGCGTCGGGTAATCGCCGCCTTTCAGATGCATTTCCGTCCGGTAGACTATCGCGGCAGCGCGGATGCGGAAACCCTGGCGATTGCGCAGGCGCTGGTAGAGAAATATGGACGTTAAGGCGGCGCGCCTGCTGGCGTTATGGCATGGCTGCCAGCGGCTTATCCGCCGAGCTTGCTCAGCACAAAGGCCGCCAGAAATCCCGCTACGGTGACCAGGCCGGCGAAATTATGCGTTTCCTCAAACGCTTCCGGGATCATGGTATCCACCAGCATGGCGAGAATGGCGCCGGCGGCGATAGCGGTAGTAGCCGCCACCACATCGGGAGAGAAATTCTGAAACAGGGTATAACCCGCCAGCGCGGCCAGACCGGAGGCGAGAGCGATGCCGCCCCAGACGCCAAACACGTAACGTGCGGAGCGGCCGGCTCGCTTCATGCCGGCCGCGCTGGAGAGGCCTTCGGGGATATTGGAAAGAAAGATGGCGATAACGGCAACCACGCTCACCGCGCCGCCGTGCAGCATCGACAGCCCGATCACGATCGATTCCGGTATGCCGTCCAGGAGCGCGCCGATGGCGATAGCCATGCCGCTGCCGCTCTCTTCATCCTCTGACGGCTGGCGGCCGTTGGAGCGTTTACGATGCTTGCCGCCGCTGCGGGTCAGCACCCAGCCGGCAAGGGTATAGATCGCCGCGCCGCCGAGAAAGCCGACGGCCGTGGAGTCAAACCCGCCGGTTTTGTAAGCTTCATCCATCAGCTCAAAAGAGAGCGCGGAGATCAGCACGCCGCTGCCAAAAGCCATAATCGCTGCGATCAGGCGCTGCGGCACGGCAAAAAACCAGGCGATACCGGCGCCTATCACCAGCGCAAAGCCGGAAATAAATCCCCAAAAACCCGCCTGTGCCCAAAGTGGAATCGCCGCCATCCTCTTCTCCTGTAGTGTTAAGGCCATAGTGGCTGCGAGCGCAACCCAACCTCATCACTATAGGAAAGAACCGCCGCCGCTTCCTGCGCCTTTGCCCGTTACCGGGCGGCCAGAAACGCCTTCCACTGTTTTACAACCTGCTGCAGGGCGGCGCGATCGACGTCCAGATGGGTGACCAGCCGCGTCACCGGGCCCGTCGACAGCAGAATATTACGCGCCTGCATCCAGGCCTTTAACGGCGCGACCTGTTCCGGCGGCAGCTGGGCAAAAACCATATTGGTATGCTGACTGACGTTGATATCCAGCTCGCCAAGCTGCTCCGCCAGCCAGCGGGCGTTATCGTGATCCTCTTTCAGGCGCATCACGTTATTCTCCAGCGCATACAGTCCGGCTGCCGCCAGAATGCCCGCCTGACGCATCCCGCCGCCGGTCATCTTACGCCAGCGCCGCGCACGCTGAATAAAGTCCGCATCGCCGCACAGCAGCGAACCTACCGGAGTACCTAGCCCTTTTGACAGGCAGATGGTGAAGGTATCGCAATAGCGGGTCAGGGATTCCAGCGGCAGATCCAGCGCGACGGCGGCATTGAAAATGCGTGCGCCGTCGATATGCAGCGCCAGCTGATGGTCGCGCGTAAAGCTCCAGGCCTCAGCCAGATAGCCCACCGGCAACACTTTACCGCCAAAAGTATTTTCCAGGCTTAACAGACGTGTACGGGCAAAGTGAATATCGTCAGGTTTTATCGCCGCCGCGACCTTATCCAGCGGCAGCGAACCATCTTCCGCCGCCTCTATCGGCTGGGGCTGAATGCTGCCCAGCACCGCCGCGCCGCCCGCTTCATATTTATAGTTGTGCGCCTGCTGGCCTACGATATATTCATCGCCGCGCTGGCAGTGAGTGAGCAGGGCGACCAGGTTGGCCTGAGTGCCGGTGGGTAAAAACAGCGCGGCCTGTTTGCCGCTCAGGCGTGCGGCCTCCGCCTCCAGCGCGTTAACGGTAGGATCGTCACCGTAAACGTCGTCGCCGGTGCGGGCGGAAACCATGGCCGACAGCATCGCTGGCGACGGGCGGGTGACGGTATCACTGCGTAGATCTATCACTAAGAGGCTCCTTAAATAAAAACGGGCAGCCGGGCCGCCCGTGAGAATAGCTTAAGGATGTTTTACCGCAGCCCGCTGCTTTATGCCAGCCGTTGGTCGCGCTGGGGATTAAAAGCGATAGATGCGCGCCTCCCAGGGCCTTAGCCGGAGTGTCTCCGCCGCGGTTGCGTAGTTCATCAGCAACGGCGCCAGGCCGTCCGACGGCATCTGCTGCTCGTCACAGTGCGCCTCTTCGCCGCTCAGGTTGCAGAGGATCAACAGCCGATCTTCATCCAGCGTACGGGTATAAGCATACATTTGCGGATGCGCTTCCATTAACAGCTGATAGCGCCCGTAGACCAGCGTCGGCTCGCTTTTGCGCAGGCGAATCAGCGCGCGGTAGAAGTTCAGTACTGACTCAGGCTCCTGCTGCTGGCGCGCTACATTGATACCTTCATAGTTGGGGTTTACTTTCAGCCAGGGCGTCGCGCTGCTGAATCCGGCATGCGCTTCATCACTCCACTGCATGGGCGTACGCGAATTGTCGCGGCCGATGCTGCTCAGAAAAGCGAGGATGTCGGCGTCGTTCATACCCTGCTGGCGTAGCTGAACGGCGTAGTTGCGCGCCGAGACATCGTTAAAATCATCAAGGCTGTCGAAGCGGGTATTGGTCATGCCGATTTCCTGCCCCTGATAGATAAAGGGCGTGCCCTGCATCAGGAAATACATCGCGGCGATGGCGGTGGCGCTTTCGCGCCAGTAGCGTCCGCTATCGCCCCATTTAGCGATTACGCGCGGTACATCGTGGTTTTCCACATACAGCGCGTTCCAGCCGCGATTTTCCAGGGCGTGCTGCCAGCGAGTGAAAATTGCTTTCAGCGCGCCAAGATCGAGCTTGTCGACGCTGGTGGTTTCCCACAGCCGGACATGCTCAAACTGGAATATCATATTCAGCCGGCCGCGATCTTCGCCTACCCATTCTTCCGCCTGTTCTGCCGATGCGCCGTTCACTTCGCCCACCGTCATGATGTCGTAATGGTTGAAAACCTGGGTACAGATCTCATCGACATAATCGAACAGGCCATCGTAGTTAAGATGGCGCTCAAAGGAGGGCACATAGCGCAGCCCCTGTGGATTGGGCATATCGGCCAGCGTCGGCTCTTTTTTCATATGGCAGATGGCATCGATGCGAAAGCCGTCTATTCCTTTATCCAGCCACCAACGCATCATGGCATAAATGGCGGCGCGCATTTGCGGGTTTTCCCAGTTCAGGTCAGGCTGACGGGCAGAGAAAAGGTGCAGAAAATATTGTCCGGTTGCCTGATCCTTTTTCCATGCCGACCCCTTAAAAATGCTTTCCCAGTTGTTCGGCTCTGCGCCGTTTTTACCGTCGCGCCAGATATACCAGTCGCGTTTCGGGCTATCTTTGGCGGCGCGCGACTCAATAAACCATGGATGTTCATCGGAGGTATGGTTCACCACCAGATCGATAATCAGCCGCATGCCGCGCGCATGGACTTCCTGTAACAGGCGGTCAAAGTCGTCCATGGTGCCGAACTCCGTCATGATCGCCTGATAGTCGCTAATATCGTAGCCGTTATCATCGTTGGGCGATTGATACATCGGGCAGATCCAGATGACATCGATGCCTAACTCCTGCAGATAATCCAGCTTGCTGGTAATGCCATTCAAATCGCCGATGCCGTCACCGTTGCTGTCCATAAAGCTGCGTGGGTAAATCTGATAGGCTACGGCCTCTTTCCACCAGTTTTTACGTGGCCGGTGGGTGATTTGGTTGTGCATAGTCTCTTTCCCGTCAGTTAAGTTCAGCGGTTGTCCTGATTCAGCGGGCGCTCTCAGGGCGACGCAGCAGTAGCATAAACGCCTCCCACGGCTGCAGCGCCAGCGTTTGCTGCCAGCCATTGCGCGGCGCATAGTTGGCGATCAAACAGTCGCCGCTCAGGTTTTGTAGCCCTTGCGGCAGATCCAGCGTTAGCGGGTCGCCAGAAAAGTTGCCCATCACCAGCAGCCAGCGGTCGCCCAGCGTGCGCTGATAAGCAAACAGCTGCGGATGCTCAGCCAACAGCATTTGATAATCGCCATAGACCAGGATGTCGTGCTGTTTACGCAGCTGCACCAGCCGCTGGTAATGATAAAAAATAGAGTTTTTGTCGTGCAGCGCGGCCGCTACGTTAATCTCATGATAGTTGGGATTGACGCCAATCCACGGCTCACCGCGGGTAAAACCGGCATGGGGCCGATCGTTCCACTGCACCGGCGTACGGGCATTATCGCGGCCGTTGGCGTAAATGCCGGCCATCATCTCTTCATGAGAGACGCCGCTGGCCAGATATTCCCGGTAGCGGTTATGGCTTTCCACGTCACGGTAGGCTTCGATGCTGTCGAAACGCACGTTAGTCATGCCAATCTCTTCGCCCTGGTAGATATAGGGCGTTCCCTTCAGCCCGTGCAGCACGGTCGCCAGCAGTTTGGCGGATTCGATGCGGTAGCGATCGGGATCGCCGAATTTGGAGACGGCGCGCGGCAAATCATGGTTGTTCCAGAACAGCGAATTCCAGCCGCACTCCGCCAGCCCGGTCTGCCATTTATCGATCACCGATTTAAACGTCAGCAGCTCAAACGGTTTGCTGCGCCATTTGCCTAACTCCGCATCCCAGGTCTGAACGATATGTTCGAACTGGAACACCATCGACAGCTCTTCGCGCGCCGGATCTGAATAGAGCCGCGCGATTTCCGGCGTCGCACTCCAGGTTTCTCCTACCGTTAACACATCTCGCTGACCGAAGGTGGCGCGGTTCATCTGTTGCAGCAGTGGATGCAGATTGGCCCCGTTAGCCATAATTTGTTTATCCACCTCTTTACCAATCAGGTCGATGACGTCCATGCGAAATCCCCCGATCCCCTTATCCAGCCACCAGTTCATCATCTGGTGCACTTCCTGCTGTACCTTAGGGTTTTCCCAGTTCAGATCTGGCTGGCGGCGGGTAAACTGATGCAGATAATATTCCCCCGTGACCTCATCATATTCCCAGCCGCTGCCGCCGAAATTCGAGCGGTAATCGTTCGGTGGACCGCCGTCAGCGGCCGGGCTACGCCAGATATAGTAATCACGCCAGGGATTATCTTTGGATTTTCTGGCTTCGATAAACCACGGATGCTCATCCGAGGTATGGTTCACTACCAGGTCCATCAGAATACGAATATCGCGGCGGGCTGCCTCGGCAATCAGCTGCTCCATTTCGGCCAGGGTGCCGAATTCAGGAGCGATATCCTGATAGTCAGAGATATCGTATCCGTTATCATCCATCGGCGAGCGGAACACCGGGGAGAGCCAAATCACATTGATTCCCAGCGTTTGCAGATAGTCCAGCCTGGCGATAATCCCGGCTAAATCGCCAATGCCGTCGTCGTTGGTATCCATAAAGCTGCGAGGGTAGATCTGATAAACCACCGCGTTATGCCACCACTTCTTTTCAGTTACTGGATTCATAGCGAGTTCCGTTAGCGTTAGAGGATGAGTGGGACGGCTCCGCCGTCTGCAGGCGCGCAAACGCCTTGCCCGCGCGATCAAACAGATAGCAGTACGCCGCCGGTAATTGAATGCCGACCGTATCGCCGGTAACGATCGGCGAGCGGTCGGCGTTGCGTACTACCCAGGGATCGCCGGCGTTGCCGTTATCCAGATAGAGGTAGGTTTCATTGCCCATATGTTCGACAAATTTCACTTCGCCCAGATATTCACACTGCTGGGGATCGCCCCACTGAATATGCTCGGGCCGGATGCCCAGGTTGACGCTTTCGCCTTCGGCTTCTGGCGGCGTGGCAATGGGCAGCAGCAATGTTTTACCGTTATCCAGCATCACCAGGCTCTGCTGCTCGCCGCTGCGCTGGAGAATTGCCGGAATCAGGTTCATCCGCGGCGAGCCGATAAACTGCGCGACAAATTCATTGGCCGGACGATCGTAAAGCTCCAGCGGCGTGCCCACCTGCTCAATATGGCCTTTATTGAGCACCACAATCCGATCGGCCAGCGTCATCGCCTCTACCTGATCGTGGGTAACGTAAACAATGGTGGCGCCCAGCCGCTTGTGCAGGGCGGCGATCTCCATACGCATCTGTACTCGCAGCGAGGCATCCAGGTTAGAGAGCGGCTCATCAAACAGAAACAGCTTAGGCTCACGCACGATTGCCCGCCCAATAGCCACCCGCTGGCGCTGGCCGCCGGAGAGATCTTTCGGGCGGCGATCGAGCAGCGGCTCCAGCTGTAAAATTCGCGCGCTTTCGCGTACCCGGGCATCAATTTCCTGCGCTGAAAAACCGGACAGTTCCAGGGCAAAGGCCATATTTTTGTACACGCTCATATGGGGATAAAGCGCATAAGACTGGAACACCATGCCGATGCCGCGTTCGGCAGGAGTATCGTCATTCACGTAAACATCATTGATATACATGCTGCCGCTGCTGATCTCTTCCAGACCGGCAATCATGCGCAGCAACGTTGATTTGCCGCAGCCGGAAGGGCCGACAATCACCACGAACTCACCGCTGTTGATCGCTAAATCCAGCGACTTAATTACCTCCGCCGATTTGCCATAGCGCTTTTGCAATTTTTCCAGCGTTAACTGTGCCATTGTTCGCTTCCTGTTTTCGGATTCACCGGACAGGGCAGGGCCGCTTGCGGGCTGCGCCTGTCTGAAGAGAAGGGTTCGTTGCTGCCTATCCTTTTACCGCGCCGCTGGTAAGACCGCTGACGATGCGTCTCTG
This Mixta hanseatica DNA region includes the following protein-coding sequences:
- a CDS encoding glycoside hydrolase family 13 protein — encoded protein: MHNQITHRPRKNWWKEAVAYQIYPRSFMDSNGDGIGDLNGITSKLDYLQELGIDVIWICPMYQSPNDDNGYDISDYQAIMTEFGTMDDFDRLLQEVHARGMRLIIDLVVNHTSDEHPWFIESRAAKDSPKRDWYIWRDGKNGAEPNNWESIFKGSAWKKDQATGQYFLHLFSARQPDLNWENPQMRAAIYAMMRWWLDKGIDGFRIDAICHMKKEPTLADMPNPQGLRYVPSFERHLNYDGLFDYVDEICTQVFNHYDIMTVGEVNGASAEQAEEWVGEDRGRLNMIFQFEHVRLWETTSVDKLDLGALKAIFTRWQHALENRGWNALYVENHDVPRVIAKWGDSGRYWRESATAIAAMYFLMQGTPFIYQGQEIGMTNTRFDSLDDFNDVSARNYAVQLRQQGMNDADILAFLSSIGRDNSRTPMQWSDEAHAGFSSATPWLKVNPNYEGINVARQQQEPESVLNFYRALIRLRKSEPTLVYGRYQLLMEAHPQMYAYTRTLDEDRLLILCNLSGEEAHCDEQQMPSDGLAPLLMNYATAAETLRLRPWEARIYRF
- the ltaE gene encoding low-specificity L-threonine aldolase; this translates as MIDLRSDTVTRPSPAMLSAMVSARTGDDVYGDDPTVNALEAEAARLSGKQAALFLPTGTQANLVALLTHCQRGDEYIVGQQAHNYKYEAGGAAVLGSIQPQPIEAAEDGSLPLDKVAAAIKPDDIHFARTRLLSLENTFGGKVLPVGYLAEAWSFTRDHQLALHIDGARIFNAAVALDLPLESLTRYCDTFTICLSKGLGTPVGSLLCGDADFIQRARRWRKMTGGGMRQAGILAAAGLYALENNVMRLKEDHDNARWLAEQLGELDINVSQHTNMVFAQLPPEQVAPLKAWMQARNILLSTGPVTRLVTHLDVDRAALQQVVKQWKAFLAAR
- a CDS encoding lipoprotein, which encodes MKNQAFAALLPAVLLLSACTTVEPAYKDIGTRVAPCVDGGPDTVAQKFYDLRIAQPTQGLPDSQLLARYRPYLSEKLYQSLLKANAQSDKPAEWRQGDLFSSLAQGPARAKVADASRIPNTDARNIPLRVELTREVEKDKSVSWQDEVLMVREGTCWTVDDVRYVANWQRPGGGALSQLLEK
- a CDS encoding N-acetylmuramoyl-L-alanine amidase; the encoded protein is MRVAVGLSLLLLWLLAGCTSGLEQRQGYSVDSRVAAQGARPRVKTVVIHYTAEDFSTSLATLTDKEVSVHYLIPTQPPQHRDTPLIWQLVPEQELAWHAGISYWRGATRLNDTSIGIELVNPGYRRTAQGRQFYPFSPAQMAALLPLLRDLINRYHIPPQNIVGHSDIAPQRKQDPGPLFPWAQLATHGIGAWPDALRVETLLQGRDRFQPVAQEALLTLLARYGYEVSAATTPEQQRRVIAAFQMHFRPVDYRGSADAETLAIAQALVEKYGR
- a CDS encoding heavy metal-binding domain-containing protein; this translates as MKLTTTPTLEGQTITEYCGVVTGEAILGANIFRDFFAGIRDIVGGRSGAYEKELRKAREIAFAELESQAKALGANAVVGIDIDYETVGKESSMLMVSVSGTAVKTR
- the artP gene encoding arginine ABC transporter ATP-binding protein ArtP: MSIQLNGINCFYGAQQALFDIQLTCPQGETLVLLGPSGAGKSSLLRVLNLLEMPRSGTLSIAGHHFDFSKKPGDDPIRELRQNVGMVFQQYNLWPHLTVKQNLIEAPCRVLGLSKEHAHQRADKLLERLRLTPHADRFPLQLSGGQQQRVAIARALMMEPAVLLFDEPTAALDPEITAQIVSIIRELAQTNITQVIVTHEVEVARKTASRVVYMENGYIVEQGDASRFTQPQTEAFANYLSH
- a CDS encoding ZIP family metal transporter — its product is MAAIPLWAQAGFWGFISGFALVIGAGIAWFFAVPQRLIAAIMAFGSGVLISALSFELMDEAYKTGGFDSTAVGFLGGAAIYTLAGWVLTRSGGKHRKRSNGRQPSEDEESGSGMAIAIGALLDGIPESIVIGLSMLHGGAVSVVAVIAIFLSNIPEGLSSAAGMKRAGRSARYVFGVWGGIALASGLAALAGYTLFQNFSPDVVAATTAIAAGAILAMLVDTMIPEAFEETHNFAGLVTVAGFLAAFVLSKLGG
- a CDS encoding ABC transporter ATP-binding protein, encoding MAQLTLEKLQKRYGKSAEVIKSLDLAINSGEFVVIVGPSGCGKSTLLRMIAGLEEISSGSMYINDVYVNDDTPAERGIGMVFQSYALYPHMSVYKNMAFALELSGFSAQEIDARVRESARILQLEPLLDRRPKDLSGGQRQRVAIGRAIVREPKLFLFDEPLSNLDASLRVQMRMEIAALHKRLGATIVYVTHDQVEAMTLADRIVVLNKGHIEQVGTPLELYDRPANEFVAQFIGSPRMNLIPAILQRSGEQQSLVMLDNGKTLLLPIATPPEAEGESVNLGIRPEHIQWGDPQQCEYLGEVKFVEHMGNETYLYLDNGNAGDPWVVRNADRSPIVTGDTVGIQLPAAYCYLFDRAGKAFARLQTAEPSHSSSNANGTRYESSN
- a CDS encoding glycoside hydrolase family 13 protein, with protein sequence MNPVTEKKWWHNAVVYQIYPRSFMDTNDDGIGDLAGIIARLDYLQTLGINVIWLSPVFRSPMDDNGYDISDYQDIAPEFGTLAEMEQLIAEAARRDIRILMDLVVNHTSDEHPWFIEARKSKDNPWRDYYIWRSPAADGGPPNDYRSNFGGSGWEYDEVTGEYYLHQFTRRQPDLNWENPKVQQEVHQMMNWWLDKGIGGFRMDVIDLIGKEVDKQIMANGANLHPLLQQMNRATFGQRDVLTVGETWSATPEIARLYSDPAREELSMVFQFEHIVQTWDAELGKWRSKPFELLTFKSVIDKWQTGLAECGWNSLFWNNHDLPRAVSKFGDPDRYRIESAKLLATVLHGLKGTPYIYQGEEIGMTNVRFDSIEAYRDVESHNRYREYLASGVSHEEMMAGIYANGRDNARTPVQWNDRPHAGFTRGEPWIGVNPNYHEINVAAALHDKNSIFYHYQRLVQLRKQHDILVYGDYQMLLAEHPQLFAYQRTLGDRWLLVMGNFSGDPLTLDLPQGLQNLSGDCLIANYAPRNGWQQTLALQPWEAFMLLLRRPESAR